In Desulfobacterales bacterium, a single window of DNA contains:
- a CDS encoding insulinase family protein — translation MQTRTADYVLFFLITLAVLTMQSKEVRAVQLAPHLYKTTIDNGLTALVKETPGTRVATVQIWVRAGSVYEEPREAGITHLIEHMIFKGTPTRGPGKLAEAVESVGGRINAYTSYDYTVYHATLAAIHWQLALEVLTDAVFNSVFDPQELEREKKVVLEELGMRNDRPEIMLFQELMAKAYSVHPYRRPVIGTVQSISSLTRDDIIAYLGRHYQPEDITVVVVGDVEAGPVLARVKEEMGGLERGRYPSPPRALEPPRQRPCFFTIKTEVNQPQMALAIPISRFDDPDTPVLDVLARIVGQGETSRLYRALRDEQQLVLAINGSAFTPRDPGMLEVTAVLDRDKLLPALESTLVELFRLKYSPVSEEELKRAKHGLEGDFVFNLERVEGQARVLGSFEFLSGDPREDGYLEKVRGVTRDDISRVARKYLRGSRLTAGFLLPRSSGFSLDDEGLALLIARAETRARQDPSLVAGSYLSGLHRYHLDNGITLLVREDPIVATIAIRAVFPGGLRAETPASNGAFAFISELLPKGTASMSAREIAVAVADMAGSLEGFNGKNTFGLKADFLARFADPGLALVRDVLISPAFDQGEAALIRPELLAQLKQQEDSLSALAFREFNRLLFDSHPYGLNSLGSESVLRGYTVSALQEIYQEHARPDKLVLTVAGAVKADEVYDQVNRLFGGWKVAEEPEAVSGVSEELLTPEPPAQPRTFIIDRDKEQLHLIIGFVGTTLASADRFSLEVLDTVLSGQSGRLFTELRDKQSLAYSLSSFSMLGLDTGAFGIYLGTSPEKREQALAGIWQQLRRVRQEEISAAELARAKNILISQYQLGLQTHAAQALEIALNETYGLGQDFGDRYIAGINAVDGAAVLAVAQRYILPEHYVLVEVGAGPAPGDQP, via the coding sequence ATGCAAACGAGAACTGCGGACTATGTCCTTTTCTTTCTCATAACCCTGGCGGTGCTGACCATGCAGAGCAAGGAAGTCCGGGCCGTGCAACTGGCCCCGCATCTTTATAAGACCACCATTGATAACGGCCTGACCGCCCTGGTCAAGGAGACCCCCGGCACCCGGGTGGCCACCGTGCAGATCTGGGTAAGGGCCGGCAGTGTTTACGAGGAGCCGCGCGAGGCCGGGATCACCCACCTTATTGAACATATGATCTTCAAGGGCACCCCCACCCGGGGGCCGGGCAAGCTGGCCGAGGCAGTGGAGAGCGTCGGCGGCCGGATCAATGCCTATACCTCCTATGACTATACGGTCTACCATGCCACCCTGGCGGCTATTCACTGGCAACTGGCCCTGGAGGTGTTGACCGATGCGGTATTCAACTCGGTCTTTGATCCCCAAGAGCTGGAGCGGGAGAAAAAGGTGGTCCTGGAAGAGCTGGGGATGCGCAACGACCGGCCCGAGATCATGCTGTTCCAGGAGTTGATGGCCAAGGCCTACAGCGTCCATCCTTACCGGCGGCCGGTGATCGGCACCGTGCAGTCCATCTCCTCCCTGACCCGGGATGATATCATTGCCTACCTGGGCCGGCATTACCAGCCCGAGGACATCACCGTGGTGGTGGTGGGCGATGTGGAGGCCGGTCCGGTGCTCGCCCGGGTCAAGGAGGAGATGGGCGGGCTGGAGCGGGGCCGGTATCCGTCCCCCCCCCGGGCCCTGGAGCCGCCCCGGCAGCGGCCCTGTTTTTTCACCATCAAGACCGAGGTCAATCAGCCGCAGATGGCCCTGGCCATTCCGATCAGCAGGTTCGACGACCCGGATACCCCGGTGCTGGACGTGCTTGCCCGGATTGTCGGTCAGGGCGAGACCTCGCGGCTGTACCGGGCCCTGCGCGACGAGCAGCAGCTGGTCCTGGCCATCAATGGCTCGGCCTTTACCCCCCGTGATCCGGGGATGCTGGAGGTTACCGCGGTCCTGGACCGCGACAAGCTGCTGCCGGCCCTGGAGTCAACCCTGGTTGAACTGTTCCGGCTCAAGTATTCCCCGGTCAGCGAGGAGGAACTGAAACGGGCCAAACACGGCCTGGAGGGTGATTTTGTTTTCAACCTGGAGCGGGTCGAGGGCCAGGCCAGGGTCCTGGGTTCCTTTGAGTTTCTGTCCGGTGATCCCCGCGAGGACGGGTATCTGGAAAAGGTACGGGGGGTGACCCGGGACGATATCAGCCGGGTGGCGCGGAAATATCTGCGGGGAAGCCGGCTTACCGCCGGGTTCCTGCTGCCCCGGAGCAGCGGGTTCAGCCTTGACGATGAGGGCCTGGCCCTGCTCATTGCCCGGGCCGAGACCAGGGCCAGGCAGGATCCTTCCCTGGTGGCGGGCAGCTATTTGAGCGGGCTGCACCGCTATCATCTGGACAATGGAATCACCCTGCTGGTCCGTGAAGATCCCATTGTGGCCACCATTGCCATCCGGGCGGTGTTCCCCGGCGGCCTGCGGGCCGAGACCCCGGCCAGCAACGGCGCCTTTGCCTTTATCAGCGAACTGCTGCCCAAGGGAACGGCCAGCATGTCGGCCCGGGAGATTGCGGTGGCAGTGGCGGACATGGCCGGTTCCCTGGAAGGGTTCAACGGCAAGAATACCTTTGGGCTCAAGGCGGATTTTCTCGCCCGGTTCGCGGATCCCGGGCTGGCGCTGGTCCGCGACGTGCTCATCTCCCCGGCCTTTGATCAAGGCGAGGCGGCCTTGATCCGGCCGGAGTTGCTGGCCCAGCTTAAACAACAGGAAGATTCCCTCTCCGCCCTGGCCTTTCGCGAGTTCAACCGGCTTCTTTTTGACAGCCACCCCTACGGCCTGAATTCGCTGGGTTCCGAATCCGTGCTGCGGGGCTATACGGTCAGTGCCTTGCAGGAGATATATCAAGAGCATGCCCGGCCGGACAAACTGGTGCTGACCGTTGCCGGCGCGGTAAAGGCGGATGAGGTTTACGACCAGGTGAACCGGCTGTTCGGGGGCTGGAAGGTGGCTGAGGAGCCGGAAGCGGTCTCCGGGGTCAGCGAGGAACTGCTCACCCCGGAGCCGCCGGCCCAACCCAGGACTTTTATTATCGACCGGGACAAGGAGCAGCTCCATCTGATCATCGGTTTTGTCGGCACCACCCTGGCCAGTGCGGACCGTTTCAGCCTTGAGGTGCTGGATACCGTTCTCTCCGGCCAGAGCGGCCGGCTGTTCACCGAGTTACGCGATAAACAGAGCCTGGCCTACAGCCTCTCTTCCTTTTCAATGCTGGGCCTGGATACCGGGGCATTCGGCATCTATCTCGGCACCAGCCCGGAAAAACGGGAACAGGCCCTGGCTGGAATCTGGCAGCAGCTTCGCCGGGTCCGGCAGGAGGAGATCAGCGCGGCGGAACTGGCCCGGGCCAAGAACATTCTCATCAGCCAGTACCAGCTGGGCCTGCAGACCCACGCGGCCCAGGCCCTGGAAATCGCCTTGAACGAGACCTATGGACTGGGACAGGATTTCGGTGACCGCTACATCGCCGGGATCAATGCAGTGGATGGGGCCGCGGTCCTGGCCGTGGCGCAACGCTACATCCTGCCCGAACATTATGTGCTGGTGGAAGTGGGGGCCGGCCCGGCCCCGGGAGACCAACCCTGA